A section of the Phycisphaerae bacterium genome encodes:
- a CDS encoding 3'-5' exonuclease, which yields MTMIPDLVIGNTIDDSDSYMVFDFETPGLDYRRDRIVQVGICQVVDGNVADAQSWLVNQAVQIPSEATQTHGITTERMMADGIPTEDSVRRLLTFLAQARECVGHNVHRFDVLFLTVEASRYGLACPSFRDYVDTAALFKGWKVGMHKSHDISHEEYANRVLSIPVAGLKYSLPVCIEELGIALPTDNLHDAGRDCHATHLIYEELKGISRQS from the coding sequence ATGACCATGATTCCCGACCTGGTGATCGGCAATACCATCGACGACAGCGACTCCTATATGGTCTTCGACTTCGAGACTCCAGGTCTCGACTACCGCCGAGACAGAATTGTCCAAGTGGGGATCTGCCAAGTTGTCGATGGGAACGTTGCCGACGCTCAATCCTGGCTTGTGAATCAGGCAGTCCAGATTCCATCGGAAGCGACCCAGACCCACGGTATCACTACCGAGCGTATGATGGCAGACGGGATTCCTACCGAGGATTCGGTGAGGCGTCTGCTCACGTTCTTGGCACAGGCACGGGAATGTGTCGGCCATAATGTCCATCGGTTTGATGTGCTGTTCCTGACCGTGGAGGCAAGCCGATACGGCCTGGCGTGCCCGAGCTTCCGTGACTATGTCGATACTGCGGCCTTGTTCAAAGGATGGAAAGTCGGCATGCACAAGAGCCACGACATCTCGCACGAAGAGTATGCAAATCGAGTTCTCTCCATACCGGTGGCGGGCCTCAAGTACTCGCTTCCGGTTTGCATCGAGGAGTTGGGTATCGCGTTACCCACGGACAATCTGCACGACGCGGGCCGGGACTGCCACGCCACGCACTTGATCTACGAGGAGCTTAAGGGCATATCGAGGCAGTCGTGA
- a CDS encoding helix-turn-helix domain-containing protein, with product MTEHQKLTPPEVARIFRVDAKKVISWIRSGELRAVNVATRIDGRPRYVIDREDIAAFELRRQVVPPAPRRRRYRREYDHDVIKFY from the coding sequence ATGACGGAACACCAGAAGTTAACTCCTCCCGAAGTCGCCCGCATATTTCGGGTTGATGCCAAGAAGGTGATCAGCTGGATTCGCAGCGGTGAATTGCGGGCCGTCAATGTTGCCACGCGAATAGACGGTCGTCCTCGGTATGTGATCGACCGCGAGGATATCGCGGCTTTCGAGCTGAGACGACAGGTCGTACCCCCGGCACCCAGGAGGAGACGTTACCGTCGCGAGTACGACCACGATGTCATCAAGTTCTATTGA